ATACTCTCTCCCCTAATGCTTTTGCACCGCTACTTCCTGCAGCTGGACCTGAAAACAATCCTTTTACGCCAAAATCCTTAGCATAGGATATATGAGCTAAACCTCCATTGTTTTGAACTAATAGAATGTCTGTTTTAAGCCCGCGCTCTTTAAGAGCATGGGATAATTCATCAAGATAACGAGACACTAGTGGAGTCAAATAAGCATTAAGCACAGTTGTTGAAACCCTTTCGTACTCTCCAAGCTTTGGCGATACTTCGCTTGATACAGACACAAATACATTGTCAAGTCTCTCTTCTATGTACTCCTTTATGGCTTTTTCATGGGAAGGATTCATGAAGGAGAAAAGAGTGCAAACAGCAACAGACTCTACTTTCTCTTTTTGCAACTTTTCTAGAATTTCTTCTAAATCCTCTTGTACTAATTCTTGTAATACTTTTCCGCTATAATCTACTCTTTCTGATACTGGCAGGCGCAAATGGCGAGGAACTAAGACTTTAGGAATAGGCGAAAAGAAATCCCATTGATTATCAAGTCTGGCCCGCCTCATTTCTAATGTATCCGTAAATCCCTTTGTAGAGATTAAAGCTGTCTTTACCCCTTTTCTTTGAAGCAAGGCATTAATTGCTACAGTATTTCCATGAACTAGCTTATGGGTTTTTGAAAGAAACTCTCCTAATGGCATATTAAAATTAGTAGCTAATTCTTCTAACCCCCTTAGTACTGTTTGTATGGGGGATTCTTTATTTGAAGGGACTTTGACAGTTTTAAACTCTTCATTTCCTATAGCAATAAAATCTGTAAAAGTTCCGCCCATATCGATTCCTATTTGAAACATTTTTACACTCCTTTCGATATTTTTGTTGGATAAATTCATTGTTGTGTCATCGTAACAGTTAAGAAATAATGGATTGGCGTGTTTAAGGTGGTCAGGTGGTTAGGTGGTCAGGAAAATTATAACTCGCTTACAAGCGAGATGGGTTTTTCTGTCTAGTTTTATTTATGTAGATTGTGATTCCACAACCAAATTGGCAAGCCATTTGGCTGTTGCATCCCATATCTACTGCGAAAGCGTAGCTTTCGCTTTGCTCGTTGTTTCACGCAAAAAAAGTTCTCAGCCAAATAAGGCTGAGAACTTTTCCATCATTCTCAAATGTTTACTCTTTCCTAGAGAGTGCACAATTCATTAACAAGCAGGTCTCCTGACTAACGGATCAACGCTTTTTATCTCCCTTCCCATTTCTTTAATAAGAAACAGTGGTTTATCGATAATTTGCTACTCGTTTACAGTGGCGGGACCGTTCAGGGCTTTCACCTGATTCCCTATTATCCTCTTAAGAGGCACTTGTTAAAATATTCTTTTCTTTATTATATCCCAATGATTTACACTTATCAAGAGGAAAATACCTTTGTTATTTTAAATTATAAGCGATTAGTATATACAGCGGCTTAATTATTGCCCCACATACGAGTATTTCTAAATTATTAATAAAAAAACTGCAATCTCAGATTGCAGTTTTTTTATTAATATACTCTTCTTCCGCCTTGGAATCTTGATGACCAATAACCATCTAGCGACGATATTTGAATCGATTTTCCTGGTCTTGGTGAATGTATAAAGCTGTTACCACCAACGTAAATTCCTACATGCCCTGGAAAAACAACGATATCTCCTGGTCTTAGATCTGATCTTGATACGTATCCACCTAAACCACCTTGACCACCACTAGTTCTAGGTATGCTTATTCCATATTGTCTATACACATAAGATGTAAAACCTGAACAGTCAAAACCTGATGGTGTTGAACCTCCAGATACATATGGAATTCCTATGTAATGTTTTGCAGTAGCTACTATGGCTGATCCTAAATCTCCATTGTATGTAGGAGCGGCTTTGCCGCTGCCTCCTCTACTTGCACTTGTACTTGCACTTGCTACTGCTCTTACCTTTGTTCCTACTAATACGATTTTGTTTACTGGCTCTTTTATGATTTCTTCTTTTATGATTTCTTCTTTTTCTACAATATCATTTATATATGTAATAGATTTGGTAATTTCTTTTGATCCTTTTTCGCCTTTTTGTTCTACTTTTGTTTCTCCAATATACATGGATGAATCTTTTTTCTCTTCTACTTCAAAATCAATTTCTTTCGTCTCAATTTTCTTTACCGTAGCACTTACATCGATAAATGATTCTTTAGAAGCTAAGTTAAGAGATTCTCCTGGCATTAAATTTTCAAGGTTTTTGTCTGGATTGGCTTTTTCTAAATTAGTAATTGGTGTATTTGTAGATCTAGAAATCGTCCATGCAGAATCACCCGAGGCAATTTTATAAGTCTTTGGTTGAGTTTGATTTACTTGATAAAGAGCTTCTTCTTGTTTAAGAATATTTTCTACTAAAACGTCTTTTTCTACAATTTCAACCTTTTGATTAAAATCTACATTTACTAATTCTACATCTTTACTCTTTAATTCTTCTACAAAGGGCTTTTTAATACCTTCTAATATATTTTGAACCTGCTCTTTTGCCTCTAAAATCAATTTTTCCTCCCCGTCTACCATAAGTATAGCAGCGGGTTTATAAATATCAATATTTTCATATATGCTTTTTTCTAGTTGTTTTTCGCTAAGAAGCTTGTCCTTTTCTACTCTCACTTTATTGTACTGTACTTCTTCGCTGTAATATGCTTTTTCTCCGTGGCTTTCATCTACTTTTTCTTGAACAGCTAATAAAGCATTTTCAGCGTATTCCATTTCCTTTACTATACCTACCGATTCCTTGTTCAAGACCAATTCATAAGAGAAGCTGCTTTCATAGGCATATATCCCCACTACCGTCGCAACTGTGATGATGCCAGATGCTAGTAGAGCTTTTTTCTTCAGGCTGAGCTTGTTTATTTTTTCTTTCAGCCCTTTTGGTTGATTTTCCATGTGATTACACTCCATCAAATTTGCTATCCGTTGACACGTAATTTATGACTTTTTTATTGTAACATTAATTCAACTTTTTGACAAACATTTATTACATTTTTGTTACAATATTTTTTATTAGCCACATATTGATTACAATTCATACTTTATTTGATATTATTCTACAAAAAAACAGAACCTTCTATAGTCCTAGAGATTCTGCTTTGTAATAAAGTTATCTACTTCGTATTTTTTTCGTGCTTTCCGTCATGAGTACCTATTTTAATACCATTGATTATCCCTACATCTTCATTGTCTTTGGGTTCCATTTTTCTGAGTTCTGAATTGCTCTTTTCTCTATCCTTTTTCCTATTTTTGTTGTTATCCATCTTATTCCCTTCCTTATATCAATTTGTATTTATATTAGTTTTAGTCTTTAGGAATAATCTTATGCAGGATATTTGTTTAGAGGTGATGGCACAACAGTAGTTCTATTCAATTAAGGTTAAATGGTTTAAAGGCACATAGTATTTTGCATATCGATTTCCTTGACGGTCTATGTAATCCCCTTCCTTATTTTTTACCATAACTGTAGCTCGCTTGTTAATTCCATTAATAAAACCTTCAAAGGATTCATTTTCAAATTGAAAGGATACTCTTTTCCCAATAGATAAACCCAACTTTTCTTTAGCAATCTCTCGATTTGTAGGTAATGCATGATAACTGCTGCTATGATTAAATAAATTTTTAGCTATTGTTTTAAAACGCTTCCCCTTGCAACTCGACCGATGATACAGTATAAATTCAATGACATGACAAATTTCATGCTCTAAAACTAATTGTAGTGCCTCTAGAGCATTATGGGTTTTTACGCCGGAAACAAATTTTTCTTTATGGCTTAAATCGTAATTAAAGAAGAAATTGATGCCAAAACGAAACTCAATGATTACATCCTTTGGCTGTAATGTGCTAATATTTTGAGGGCACAAAGTAAGTCCAGCACTTCTGGTCATACGCTTAGAAAAAGAGAACCGAAGACTACCTTCATATTGATTGCGAAAATCACTATGAAAAAACACCTTGTCGTATAGTTCAAACAATAGCTTTAAATCATAGGTAGAAATGGTCTTAAAATTGCCGTCTTCTACATTTTCGGATAACTCTAAGAACTCTTCAAAAATTTGCTTTCTCTTCTGTACTATGGCTTTTTCGTCATATATATAATCAAACATTTTATCTCACCTTTATGTAATAAAGTATATATTTGCACTACTTCCTTTCTACTTTATCAAAATAGGCTTCTTTAATCTACACTATTCTTTTCTAAAAAGACCCATGGGCACAGTTTTTTCTCTATGAGATCTAAAATTTTTAATAAAAATAACCCTAATAAACTCAGTCCTATTATTCCCGAAAACATATCTAGGTAATCTACCATAATCCAAGCGTTCATAATATAATATCCTATTCCATAAGTGGTAGCAAAATTTTCGGCAAAAAATAGAGTAGAAATGCTAATTCCTAAAGTTATTCTAAGAGCTGATATTAGTTTTGGAAGAACTGCTGGTAATATTAAATGTTTACATACACCTAGACCTGTTATGCCTAGTGAAAAAACCGAGTAAAAGAGTTCCTTTTGAATTTCTTTCACTCCATCTCTTACAGATAAAAGGATCTGAAATACGATTATGGTAATCATGAGTACAATTTTAGAAAGATCTCCAATACCCATCAAAATCATAAATATAGGTAAGAATGCGACCTTAGGCAATGGATACAAAATATATATTATAGGAGAAATAATAGCGTCTGCTTTTTTGCTCATACCGGTCCATAACCCTAATGGAACTCCTATCAGTACAGATAGAAGTATAGCAATAATGATCCTGTATAAACTTGCTATAAGGTGAACAGATAGCACTTGAGGAAATAAAATTACGAATTGCTTTACCGTTTCATTGGGGCTAGGAACGATATTGGACTTAATGATAAAATGAAGTCCATACCAAATAGCGCACACCATTAGGAGTCCATATAGGGTATTATCCTTTGTTCTTCGTTTTAATAAGTTCATTTTCAATACCCCTCTTCTAGCGCCTTTCTTACCTCTAGACATATACCGTAGTACTCCATCTTTCTACGGATTTTTGAGTCTCCAAAATAAGGATTTTCAACGACTTTTTTGATTCTTGATTTTTCCATAATGACAATTTTCTGCCCAAGAAATACAGCTTCTTCAATACTATGAGTGATAAAGATCATGGTACTAGGTTTTTTATGGTACAGTTTCAGAAGTAAATTTTGAATATGCTCTTTGGTTATCGCATCTAATGCAGAGGTCGCTTCGTCCATTAAAAGTAAATCCGGTTTGGTCACTAAGGTTCTAGCAATGGTGACCCTTTGTTTTTGCCCGCCACTAAGCTGAGCTGGAAACTTGTCCTTTAATTCTAAAATATCTAGTTCCGTTAGAATTTTATCTACTTCTCTTTGAATTTCTTCCTTAGAAAGGTTACGAATGGTTAGTCCTAGGGCTATATTGTCCTTTACCTTTTTCCAAGGTAGAAGCCCGTAATCTTGTAGAATAACACCTGTTTCTTTTCGACTTGTCATTATCTTATCTCCATTTACCCTAATTTCTCCTTGGTTTGTATGGAGAAGCCCTGCTAATAAATAAAGCAGGGTCGTCTTTCCACATCCTGAGGGTCCAATGATGGCACATGTAGCATTTTCATTTATATGAAGACTAATGTCCTTTAGGGCAATATCAGAGCCATAGGAAAAACTTAAATCTTTGATATCTACCATTATTCTACAAAAGCTCTTTCAACGAGGTCCTCTGGAGACACTTCCATGTCTTTTTTTAATACTTCTTCTACCCACGTTATAATGTTTTCAAGATATTTTTCATCAGGTAACGAAGCTTTCGTATACGCTGGAAGGATTATGTCCTCTTTGATGGATTCATTTAAATCAAGCTTTTCAATTACTACATCCCTTGCTATAGTTTCATCAGCATGTATATCTCCTATAGCTTTATTGTATCCTTCATAGAAAAGCTCTATCGCCTTAGCCTTTTCATCTAAAGCCTTTGCCGTAAACGCAAGTACATCAGGTGAGTAGCCATCTTTCATCTCAAAAGTTTTCTTTTCTAGGCCATCTACAGCGCCCATAGATGCCATTGGCTCTGGGAAAATGCCCATATCTACATCACCACTTTTAACCATTTCTAATCGAGCTGGTATTTCGTTAATAAATACTTTTTCAATATTGTGGTCCTCACCAAACCATTCATCGATTAAAAAGTTGGTCACGCTGACTTCCATCATAGTAGCCTTAATATCCTTCTTATCTTCATAATCAGATTTTACAAGTACCGGAAACATTCCTTGGGTCATAGATGTAGCTTTTAGACCAAATCCACTATTTACATTAGTAGCTACGGCAATTAAATCCGTTATAGAGCCATCTATTGTATTTGTCTGTAATGCACTTTGTCTTTCTTGTCCATTGTTAAAGACTACAAACTCTACATCTAGGCCTAATTCTTCAAAGTAGCCTTCCTTTTCTGCTATATACATAGGTGCTGCATCTACAGCTGGCATTAAACCAATTTTTAAAGATAACTCTTTACTCGTATCTTCATTAGGTTTTCCTTCTGTTGTATTGGTACAAGCTGATAAAAAAAGAATGCTTGCTATCAACATCCCTGCTAGTAATAATCTTTTATTCATAATAATTCCTCCTTTATTTAAGCACTACTGTATTTTATAGGTAAATGCAATCTTAAGCAAGACAATATGTACAATTGGGTTCCTCATCTTTATAACAAATAACAATCAGCTATCTATATTATCGTAATAAATGTATTCGCTTTTGTATAAAGAGTAGACTATTTTTATAATAAATTTTCAATTACATAAAAACAACCGAAGGATGCCTTCGGCTGCACTTATATGATTACCAAATTTTTTCACTTTATAGGACTCTTATTCTTGATCTAAGTACTTTGCACTTACATGAGTTGCATCACAGAAGGGTTTGTTACTTGATTCTCCACATCGGCATAGCATTACCCTATTTCTTGTTTCATACATTTCTCCATTAGAGGATTCAATTGGAATATTTCCCTTAACAAAAATGCCACAGCTTACCCCTTTTTCAGGGTCTTGAAGGAACTCAATAGAAGGTTCATATTCATCTTCATATGGTTTTCCCGACTTATCTAGAGCGACTAGTCTACCTGCTGGGCACTCAGATGCTCCTTTAATGGCTTGCTCCCGATATTCTGGAACATCGGATTTCTTTACTAATTGCCAAACGCTGCCATCCTCTAAATGACAAAAGCGCCCTAAAGCACACCTGCCATCATCCATAAGATCAAGGTCAGGCCCTTTCAGTAGTTCAGCTCTTTCTTCAAATTTCGCCTTAGATGCAGTTTCTGTCCCATCAAATCCTTCTTTTACATGGGCACCATCACAAAATGGTGGGTTTTTTGATTTTCCGCATCGACATAATGCGTATTGTTCTTTAGCTGGAAAAGTACATCCCTTTTCGTATTCATAGCCCTTGCCCTTTGGAACAATGATTGTTTCATTTAAAGGTACATTTCCTGTTACCATGTATGGACCATCCTTAAGTATTTTTATCTTTATGTTCTTATTATCTTTTATCAAAACTGATATCCCCTTTCATCCTTTAAGCAATTTCTTTGATATTTACTTATCTTCAATTATATGTAATATTTAAGAAGTCCGCAAATCACTATTTATTTAAGAAGTTTCATTTATGAGCATTCCTGATTGAAATTTAGGATAATTCTGCAGATATTTATAATTATTTATAATATCTATTATACATCTTATTTTATCTGTCAATTCTTTGTCTTTATGGTAAACAACGCTAAAGTATCTATTCCAGCCTTCGTTTGCGTTTTTAATAATGTGGATCTTGGAGTCCTGTACTTCCTTTTGTACTAGACCAATAGATATAACCGCCAAACAATTGTTTTCTACAACTTCTCTTTTAATGGATTCTGGGCTATTTCCTTCAAAAACCGTTTTAATAGGTACCTTATTCTTTATCATATACTCTTCAAATAATTCTCTAGTACCACTGCCCTTTTCCCTCATTGCAAAACTTTTATTTGCCAATTCCTTTAAGTTGATGACATCTTTTTTAGCAAATGGGTGTTGGTTACTGCAAACTAGAACAAGGTAATCTTTAATTTTGGGAATACTAATTAAATTAGGACTTTTAATTTTACCTTCAATAATCCCAATATCAATTTCTCCATTTAGCAGTTTTTCTTCAATGCGCTCTGTATTATTGGCATAGGAGTAAACCTCTACAGTAGGTTCTTTTATTTTAAACTGGTTAATTATATCGCTCAAAATACATTCTCCCACTGTTACAGTGGCACCTAT
This genomic interval from Alkalibaculum bacchi contains the following:
- a CDS encoding ABC transporter substrate-binding protein, producing the protein MNKRLLLAGMLIASILFLSACTNTTEGKPNEDTSKELSLKIGLMPAVDAAPMYIAEKEGYFEELGLDVEFVVFNNGQERQSALQTNTIDGSITDLIAVATNVNSGFGLKATSMTQGMFPVLVKSDYEDKKDIKATMMEVSVTNFLIDEWFGEDHNIEKVFINEIPARLEMVKSGDVDMGIFPEPMASMGAVDGLEKKTFEMKDGYSPDVLAFTAKALDEKAKAIELFYEGYNKAIGDIHADETIARDVVIEKLDLNESIKEDIILPAYTKASLPDEKYLENIITWVEEVLKKDMEVSPEDLVERAFVE
- a CDS encoding CDGSH iron-sulfur domain-containing protein, yielding MIKDNKNIKIKILKDGPYMVTGNVPLNETIIVPKGKGYEYEKGCTFPAKEQYALCRCGKSKNPPFCDGAHVKEGFDGTETASKAKFEERAELLKGPDLDLMDDGRCALGRFCHLEDGSVWQLVKKSDVPEYREQAIKGASECPAGRLVALDKSGKPYEDEYEPSIEFLQDPEKGVSCGIFVKGNIPIESSNGEMYETRNRVMLCRCGESSNKPFCDATHVSAKYLDQE
- a CDS encoding ABC transporter permease codes for the protein MNLLKRRTKDNTLYGLLMVCAIWYGLHFIIKSNIVPSPNETVKQFVILFPQVLSVHLIASLYRIIIAILLSVLIGVPLGLWTGMSKKADAIISPIIYILYPLPKVAFLPIFMILMGIGDLSKIVLMITIIVFQILLSVRDGVKEIQKELFYSVFSLGITGLGVCKHLILPAVLPKLISALRITLGISISTLFFAENFATTYGIGYYIMNAWIMVDYLDMFSGIIGLSLLGLFLLKILDLIEKKLCPWVFLEKNSVD
- a CDS encoding SprT-like domain-containing protein, whose translation is MFDYIYDEKAIVQKRKQIFEEFLELSENVEDGNFKTISTYDLKLLFELYDKVFFHSDFRNQYEGSLRFSFSKRMTRSAGLTLCPQNISTLQPKDVIIEFRFGINFFFNYDLSHKEKFVSGVKTHNALEALQLVLEHEICHVIEFILYHRSSCKGKRFKTIAKNLFNHSSSYHALPTNREIAKEKLGLSIGKRVSFQFENESFEGFINGINKRATVMVKNKEGDYIDRQGNRYAKYYVPLNHLTLIE
- a CDS encoding ABC transporter ATP-binding protein; the protein is MVDIKDLSFSYGSDIALKDISLHINENATCAIIGPSGCGKTTLLYLLAGLLHTNQGEIRVNGDKIMTSRKETGVILQDYGLLPWKKVKDNIALGLTIRNLSKEEIQREVDKILTELDILELKDKFPAQLSGGQKQRVTIARTLVTKPDLLLMDEATSALDAITKEHIQNLLLKLYHKKPSTMIFITHSIEEAVFLGQKIVIMEKSRIKKVVENPYFGDSKIRRKMEYYGICLEVRKALEEGY
- a CDS encoding NlpC/P60 family protein, producing the protein MENQPKGLKEKINKLSLKKKALLASGIITVATVVGIYAYESSFSYELVLNKESVGIVKEMEYAENALLAVQEKVDESHGEKAYYSEEVQYNKVRVEKDKLLSEKQLEKSIYENIDIYKPAAILMVDGEEKLILEAKEQVQNILEGIKKPFVEELKSKDVELVNVDFNQKVEIVEKDVLVENILKQEEALYQVNQTQPKTYKIASGDSAWTISRSTNTPITNLEKANPDKNLENLMPGESLNLASKESFIDVSATVKKIETKEIDFEVEEKKDSSMYIGETKVEQKGEKGSKEITKSITYINDIVEKEEIIKEEIIKEPVNKIVLVGTKVRAVASASTSASRGGSGKAAPTYNGDLGSAIVATAKHYIGIPYVSGGSTPSGFDCSGFTSYVYRQYGISIPRTSGGQGGLGGYVSRSDLRPGDIVVFPGHVGIYVGGNSFIHSPRPGKSIQISSLDGYWSSRFQGGRRVY
- a CDS encoding LysR family transcriptional regulator; translation: MTIRHLKIFIEVAQCGKMRSAAERLFVSQPTISQAIRELEQHYGVLLFQRIKKRLYITDEGKQLLFYAKDVVEQFDHLEEKMFNLSRTEKVKIGATVTVGECILSDIINQFKIKEPTVEVYSYANNTERIEEKLLNGEIDIGIIEGKIKSPNLISIPKIKDYLVLVCSNQHPFAKKDVINLKELANKSFAMREKGSGTRELFEEYMIKNKVPIKTVFEGNSPESIKREVVENNCLAVISIGLVQKEVQDSKIHIIKNANEGWNRYFSVVYHKDKELTDKIRCIIDIINNYKYLQNYPKFQSGMLINETS